Proteins encoded by one window of Roseibium sp. Sym1:
- a CDS encoding EamA family transporter, which translates to MELWIPITIGAAFCQNLRTAMQKHLKGQLGTTGATFVRFGYGVPFAIAYLAVLHLVFGYALPRPTLTLLVAGALGGLAQILATFLLIHLFSYRNFAVGTAYSKTEPIQAALFGFLVLGEQITLTAGVCILIGITGVIVISLARVPLTAAAIRSSLVGRPALIGLASAAFFGASAVAYRTASLSLEGTGVPMQAAYALVFATLFQTIVMAVWMAAREPDQLRASLTAWRAAVWVGASGVAGSIGWFTAMTLQNVAYVRALAQVELVFTFLASWLVFKEVIVRSEIFGCILIVAAVVGVVLLR; encoded by the coding sequence GTGGAGCTCTGGATCCCGATCACCATAGGCGCGGCGTTCTGCCAGAACTTGCGCACGGCCATGCAGAAACACCTGAAGGGCCAGCTGGGCACCACGGGGGCGACCTTTGTCCGCTTCGGTTACGGTGTTCCTTTCGCCATTGCCTATCTGGCGGTGCTGCATCTGGTCTTCGGCTATGCCTTGCCGAGACCGACACTGACATTGCTGGTGGCGGGTGCGCTGGGCGGTCTGGCGCAGATCCTGGCGACCTTCCTGCTGATTCACCTGTTTTCCTACCGCAACTTTGCGGTCGGAACCGCCTATTCCAAGACAGAACCGATCCAGGCAGCCCTGTTCGGCTTTCTGGTTCTGGGCGAGCAGATCACCCTGACCGCCGGCGTGTGCATCCTGATCGGCATTACCGGCGTGATCGTGATTTCACTGGCGCGGGTGCCTCTCACAGCCGCCGCCATCCGCAGCAGCCTGGTCGGCCGTCCCGCCCTGATCGGGCTGGCGTCGGCCGCCTTCTTCGGTGCTTCCGCCGTTGCCTACCGGACCGCGTCCCTGTCTCTGGAAGGGACGGGCGTACCGATGCAGGCGGCCTACGCCCTGGTTTTTGCGACCCTGTTTCAGACCATTGTCATGGCCGTTTGGATGGCGGCGCGCGAACCGGACCAGCTGCGTGCCAGCCTGACGGCCTGGCGGGCTGCCGTCTGGGTCGGCGCGTCCGGCGTGGCCGGCTCCATCGGCTGGTTCACGGCGATGACCCTGCAAAACGTGGCTTACGTGCGTGCGCTCGCCCAGGTCGAACTGGTGTTCACCTTCCTGGCCTCCTGGCTCGTGTTCAAGGAGGTGATCGTCAGGTCGGAAATCTTCGGCTGCATCCTGATCGTGGCAGCGGTGGTGGGGGTCGTGTTGCTCAGGTGA
- a CDS encoding bifunctional diguanylate cyclase/phosphodiesterase: protein MPKSFFSRLDASLILSRPSLIGLAAVAIAFSVTIVAGIFAEVQNRSVHMQRARADVGEQLGLVRARLEGNINSNLQLVRGLVALIATQPDISQDQFGRISRSLIGKHSQLRNVAGAPDLVVSLMYPMEGNEKAIGLDYRKNEQQRAAAMRAVESGEMILAGPVNLLQGGIGFIGRFPVFTENDDGTRSLWGLVAAVVDAERLYADSGLTDPDLPIEIAISGRDADVSDKSVFFGDGQVLDESPVLSEIVLPSGRWQIAAIPKGGWSDMPENTWQVRSLIVIGGLLVILPIFVAGQLYDQRRGHMRELKRRQNQMEGLSKRLKLALDTSKIGIWELNLETGELTWDGRMRELYDIEDGRDTSDYTIWSECLHPDDREAAEKEYWDAISAGGMYHSDFRVILRDGSTRWIRAIGAVHTNNRDQRYILGVNWDVSRDIQLKTRLLKAKQNAEDRNRDLEDARALMEHHSLHDSLTGLPNRRFLDQHLLDEQSVRKPTALLHIDLDRFKHINDTLGHAAGDSMLTHAASVLKKKARSTDFVARIGGDEFVIAITEPTNEEALAALAGRIIKQMRQPVPFENHQCRIGVSIGIAMADTTVSDYGRHLLIDADIALYRAKSNGRNRFEFFSDTLKSEIVRNKKVADDILCGLERQEFLPYFQPQFDARTLQITGVEALARWNHPVEGILTPDVFLRTADDLNVVPLIDRVILEQTLWQSTRWKAAGIEIPKMSVNVSAGRLNDANLMESLDGLSFEPGTLSFELLESIFLDEKNDLITANFERLREVGIDIEIDDFGTGYASIVSLIHLRPSRLKIDRQLILPITHSEGQRRLVASIIEIGQSLGIKVVAEGVETMEHARILGDLGCDALQGYAFAAPMSSDRLIEFVRAETWRKAS, encoded by the coding sequence ATGCCGAAGTCTTTTTTTTCACGATTGGACGCCAGCCTCATTCTGTCGCGGCCAAGCCTGATAGGTCTTGCCGCGGTCGCAATCGCATTCTCCGTGACGATTGTTGCCGGAATTTTCGCGGAAGTGCAGAACCGGTCGGTCCACATGCAGCGCGCCCGCGCGGATGTGGGCGAACAGCTTGGCCTGGTCCGGGCGAGGCTTGAAGGCAACATCAACAGCAACCTGCAGCTTGTCCGGGGACTGGTGGCCCTGATCGCCACCCAGCCGGACATCAGCCAGGACCAGTTTGGCCGCATTTCCCGTTCCCTGATCGGAAAGCACTCCCAGCTCCGAAATGTTGCCGGAGCGCCGGATCTTGTTGTCAGCCTGATGTATCCGATGGAAGGCAACGAAAAAGCCATCGGGCTCGATTACCGGAAAAACGAGCAGCAACGCGCAGCGGCGATGCGGGCGGTGGAGTCCGGCGAGATGATCCTGGCCGGACCCGTCAACCTGTTGCAGGGCGGTATCGGCTTCATCGGGCGATTTCCAGTCTTTACCGAGAATGACGACGGCACCCGGAGCCTGTGGGGCCTGGTGGCCGCCGTTGTCGATGCCGAGCGCCTTTACGCCGACAGCGGCCTGACCGATCCGGACCTGCCGATCGAAATAGCGATTTCGGGACGCGACGCAGACGTGTCGGACAAGAGCGTCTTTTTCGGTGACGGGCAGGTCCTGGACGAAAGTCCCGTCCTTTCGGAAATCGTCTTGCCGTCCGGGCGCTGGCAGATCGCGGCGATCCCGAAAGGCGGCTGGTCCGACATGCCCGAAAACACCTGGCAGGTCCGCTCGCTCATCGTGATCGGCGGTCTTCTGGTCATTCTGCCGATTTTCGTCGCGGGCCAGCTTTACGACCAGCGCCGCGGCCACATGCGCGAACTCAAGCGCCGCCAGAACCAGATGGAAGGTCTTTCGAAACGCCTGAAGCTTGCACTCGACACGTCGAAGATCGGCATCTGGGAACTCAATCTGGAAACCGGCGAATTGACCTGGGACGGGCGCATGCGCGAGCTCTACGACATCGAGGACGGCCGCGATACGTCGGACTACACCATCTGGTCCGAGTGCCTGCATCCGGATGATCGCGAGGCCGCGGAAAAGGAATACTGGGACGCGATCTCTGCCGGTGGCATGTATCATTCCGACTTCCGTGTGATCCTGAGGGACGGATCGACGCGCTGGATCAGGGCCATTGGTGCGGTTCATACCAACAATCGTGACCAGCGCTACATACTCGGCGTCAACTGGGATGTCTCCCGCGACATCCAGCTCAAGACGCGGCTGTTGAAGGCAAAGCAGAACGCCGAGGACAGGAACCGTGACCTGGAAGACGCGCGTGCGCTCATGGAGCATCATTCGCTGCACGACAGTCTCACCGGATTGCCGAACCGGCGTTTTCTGGATCAGCATCTCCTTGACGAACAATCGGTACGCAAGCCCACCGCATTGCTGCACATCGACCTGGACCGGTTCAAGCACATCAACGACACGCTCGGTCACGCGGCCGGCGACAGCATGCTGACGCACGCGGCGTCGGTCCTCAAGAAAAAGGCCCGCAGCACCGACTTCGTCGCCCGCATCGGCGGGGACGAATTCGTCATCGCCATTACCGAACCCACGAACGAGGAGGCGCTTGCGGCCCTGGCAGGCAGGATCATCAAGCAGATGCGTCAGCCGGTTCCCTTCGAGAACCATCAATGCCGGATCGGCGTGAGTATCGGCATTGCCATGGCCGACACCACGGTCAGCGATTACGGACGGCATCTGCTGATCGACGCCGACATCGCGCTTTACCGGGCCAAGAGCAACGGCCGCAACCGGTTCGAATTCTTCTCCGACACGCTGAAATCGGAAATCGTCCGCAACAAGAAGGTTGCCGACGACATTCTCTGTGGCCTGGAACGCCAGGAATTCCTGCCGTACTTCCAGCCCCAGTTCGATGCCCGAACCCTGCAGATCACCGGGGTGGAAGCGCTTGCCAGGTGGAATCATCCCGTCGAGGGCATCCTGACCCCGGACGTTTTCCTGAGGACCGCGGACGATCTCAACGTCGTGCCGCTGATCGACCGTGTCATCCTGGAGCAGACCCTGTGGCAATCCACGCGCTGGAAGGCCGCCGGGATCGAGATCCCCAAGATGTCGGTCAACGTGTCGGCCGGCCGGCTCAACGACGCGAACCTGATGGAGAGCCTCGATGGCCTGTCCTTTGAGCCGGGCACGCTGTCGTTCGAACTCCTGGAATCCATCTTCCTCGACGAAAAGAACGACCTCATCACCGCCAATTTCGAACGTCTGCGGGAGGTCGGAATTGACATCGAGATTGATGATTTCGGAACCGGCTACGCATCGATCGTCAGCCTCATTCACCTGCGCCCCTCGCGGTTGAAGATCGATCGGCAACTGATCCTGCCGATCACCCATTCGGAAGGCCAGCGCAGGCTGGTCGCCTCGATCATCGAAATCGGCCAGTCCCTCGGCATCAAGGTTGTCGCCGAAGGTGTCGAGACGATGGAGCATGCAAGGATCCTGGGCGATCTGGGCTGCGACGCGCTCCAGGGCTACGCCTTCGCTGCCCCGATGTCATCCGACAGGTTGATTGAATTCGTGCGCGCGGAAACGTGGCGCAAGGCGTCCTGA